A window of Hemibagrus wyckioides isolate EC202008001 linkage group LG03, SWU_Hwy_1.0, whole genome shotgun sequence contains these coding sequences:
- the bnc2 gene encoding zinc finger protein basonuclin-2 isoform X5, protein MLYGTHALPVRLKILLDRLFSVLKQDEVLHILHGLGWTLRDYVRGYILQDAAGKVLDRWTIMSREEEIITLQQFLRFGETKSIVELMAIQEKEGQAVTVPSSKADSGIRTFIESNNRTRSPGLLTHLENSSPSSIHHFENISNSLAFLLPFQYINPVSAPMLGLPPNGLNLDQAALRLREPNLSNQSEPVESSESEVSLSPFRNSQSPTRGAIGTISNSIEPKTEPNGSSPITTTPSAQQVQQQQTQQQQQQQQQIQQQQQPQNNAVNDHHFVKIEQSKNLHSSFSSKMQRMRRMATPSRKGRVCCNACGKTFYDKGTLKIHYNAVHLKIKHRCTIEGCNMVFSSLRSRNRHSANPNPRLHMPMLRNNRDKDLIRSTSGSATPVISSTKSVFTLTSPGRPPLGFATPPLDPMMQSPLQSPLVFPSLKSVQPVQPIPPFYRNLLSPADIVSPPVSLPTSPILPTTTNSTSIMDQQQQILAASSNNSHMSETGTLSHHLSTTSSAPEPINIDPMPKKKPRKSSMPVKIEKDREVPEDYDDKDDDNDDDSCHHRHPASHLHNNINGNCNNNNNSSSGHQSPSQDEMTEGTSELRCMDSFTSEDQDHERDFENESETSESKMFYRDEPMDAEEHHHTSRRNMDREKDDRDEDGHLHKEMEEKRCISPSPHQPVIKVKEELNDPTYDMFCMGQYNLYNGGMAAAAAAAASMAALHESFISSMGYESSSPKFHSQSPEGDLCSSPDPKICYVCKKSFKSSYSVKLHYKNVHLKEMHVCTVAGCNAAFPSRRSRDRHSSNINLHRKLLTKELDDFVLDPQLMPLPRDMRAELAAKIYSGHRHEDPVSPLGNGYRGDGDYAALDLSTASSVHSSGSVQSSRDSDEASDEGVLLDELDISEGEEAGPGLGEGAGLVTSDPASSPSAAVNGGILCGICHKMYSNKGTLRVHYKTVHLREMHKCKVPGCNMMFSSVRSRNRHSQNPNLHKNTPFISMVD, encoded by the exons GATGCTGCAGGCAAGGTGCTGGACCGCTGGACCATCATGTCCCGTGAAGAGGAGATCATTACCCTGCAGCAGTTTCTGCGCTTTGGAGAGACCAAATCCATCGTGGAGCTCATGGCGATTCAGGAGAAGGAAGGCCAAGCGGTCACGGTGCCCTCTTCAAAGGCCGACTCCGGCATCCGGACTTTTATTGAAAGCAACAACCGCACTCGCAGTCCTGGCCTCCTTACACACTTGGAGAACAGTAGCCCTTCTAGTATCCATCATTTTGAAAATATCTCCAACAGTTTGGCTTTCCTGCTGCCCTTCCAATACATCAATCCTGTCTCGGCTCCCATGTTGGGGCTGCCTCCTAACGGGCTAAACTTAGACCAAGCGGCTCTGAGGCTCCGAGAGCCGAACCTTTCCAATCAGAGTGAACCGGTCGAGAGCAGTGAGTCAGAAGTGTCTCTGTCGCCTTTCCGAAACAGCCAGAGTCCAACCCGAGGTGCCATAGGGACCATTTCCAATTCCATTGAGCCCAAGACGGAACCTAATGGATCATCACCTATCACAACAACCCCATCTGCACAGCAAGTCCAACAACAgcaaacacagcagcagcagcaacagcagcagcagatccaacaacagcagcagcccCAGAACAATGCTGTAAATGACCACCACTTTGTGAAAATCGAGCAGTCAAAGAACCTTCACTCTTCCTTCTCTTCCAAGATGCAGCGCATGCGTCGCATGGCTACTCCGTCACGCAAGGGTCGCGTCTGCTGCAATGCCTGTGGCAAGACTTTCTACGACAAGGGCACTCTGAAGATCCACTATAATGCTGTACACCTGAAGATCAAGCATCGCTGCACGATTGAGGGATGCAACATGGTCTTCAGCTCCCTGCGTAGCCGCAATCGCCACAGCGCCAATCCCAACCCTCGCCTCCACATGCCTATGCTGAGAAACAACCGAGATAAGGACCTCATTCGCTCCACTTCTGGATCAGCCACCCCGGTCATCTCCAGTACCAAGAGTGTATTTACTCTAACGAGTCCCGGACGGCCTCCACTAGGCTTTGCAACTCCTCCTCTCGATCCAATGATGCAGTCCCCCCTTCAGAGTCCTCTGGTCTTCCCGTCCTTGAAGTCTGTGCAGCCAGTACAACCCATACCACCTTTCTACCGCAACTTGCTTTCTCCTGCTGACATTGTGAGCCCTCCGGTGTCCCTTCCCACCAGTCCGATTTTACCCACTACCACTAACAGCACCTCCATCATGGACCAACAGCAGCAGATCTTAGCTGCCAGCTCCAACAATAGCCACATGTCTGAGACGGGAACTTTGTCTCACCATCTTTCCACCACCTCAAGTGCTCCAGAGCCCATTAACATCGACCCTATGCCCAAGAAGAAACCTCGCAAGTCCAGCATGCCTGTCAAGATCGAGAAAGACCGAGAGGTACCGGAGGATTATGATGACAAAGACGAcgacaatgatgatgacagttgCCATCATCGTCACCCTGCCTCTCACCTCCACAATAATATCAATGGAaactgcaacaacaacaacaatagcagCAGCGGGCATCAGTCGCCCTCCCAGGATGAGATGACGGAAGGCACCAGTGAGCTGCGCTGCATGGACAGTTTCACCTCCGAGGACCAGGACCATGAGCGTGACTTTGAGAATGAGTCAGAGACTTCTGAGTCCAAGATGTTCTACCGCGATGAGCCAATGGATGCTGAAGAGCATCACCACACCTCCAGGAGAAATATGGACAGAGAAAAGGATGACAGAGACGAAGATGGACATCTCCATAAAGAGATGGAAGAAAAGAGATGCATCTCACCGTCCCCACATCAACCAGtcatcaaagtcaaagaagagCTCAATGATCCTACCTACGACATGTTCTGCATGGGGCAGTACAACCTGTACAACGGCGGAATGGCCGCCGCAGCTGCCGCCGCCGCCAGTATGGCCGCCTTGCACGAGAGCTTCATCTCCTCCATGGGTTATGAATCGAGTTCCCCGAAATTTCACTCCCAGTCTCCAGAGGGCGATCTCTGCTCCAGCCCTGACCCTAAAATCTGCTATGTCTGCAAGAAGAGCTTCAAGAGCTCCTACAGTGTCAAACTGCACTACAAAAACGTGCACCTAAAAGAGATGCACGTCTGCACGGTGGCCGGATGCAACGCTGCTTTCCCTTCCCGACGAAGCCGAGACAG GCACAGCTCCAACATCAACCTCCACCGCAAACTTCTGACCAAAGAACTGGACGACTTCGTCCTCGACCCCCAGCTCATGCCGCTGCCCCGGGACATGCGTGCCGAGCTAGCGGCCAAAATCTACTCCGGACACCGACACGAGGACCCCGTGTCCCCCCTAGGCAACGGTTACCGTGGCGATGGCGATTACGCAGCGCTAGACCTGAGCACGGCGTCGAGCGTCCACTCCAGCGGCAGCGTCCAGTCCTCGCGCGACTCGGACGAGGCCAGCGACGAGGGCGTGCTCCTGGACGAGCTGGACATTAGTGAGGGAGAGGAAGCGGGGCCCGGGTTAGGTGAAGGGGCGGGGCTGGTGACTTCCGACCCCGCCTCCTCGCCGTCGGCGGCCGTTAACGGCGGCATCCTGTGTGGCATCTGCCACAAAATGTACAGCAACAAAGGGACACTGCGAGTGCACTACAAAACCGTCCACCTGCGAGAGATGCACAAGTGCAAAGTGCCCGGGTGCAACATGATGTTCTCGTCCGTCCGCAGCCGGAACCGACACAGTCAGAACCCCAAcctgcacaaaaacacacccttCATCTCCATGGTCGACTAG